Within the Pseudomonas putida genome, the region CAGACGACGCGGCGCGGCGTACACCTGCTTGCCGGTGTAGTTCAGGCCAGCGGCCTGCAGGCCTTTTTCGATGCCGGCCAGGAAAGCGTCACCGAGGGTGGCCAGGGCTTTGGGAGGCAGCTCTTCGGTGCCCAGTTCTACCAGGAAATCTTGAGCACTCATTGTGCAGCCTCCAGCTTCGCCAACACTTCGTCACGCAGTTCAGGGGTGGCCATCGGGAAGCCCAGGCGTGCGCGGGCTTGCAGATAGCTTTGCGCCACGTCCCGGGCCAGGGTACGCACACGCAGGATGTAACGCTGGCGTTCGGTCACCGAGATGGCGCGACGGGCGTCGAGCAGGTTGAAGGTGTGCGAGGCCTTGAGCACCATTTCATAGGTCGGCAGCGGCAGGTCCAGCTTGATCAGGCGGTTGGCTTCGCTTTCGTAGAAGTCGAACAGCTCGAACAGTTTCTCGACGTTGGCGTGCTCGAAGTTGTAGGTCGACTGCTCCACTTCGTTCTGGTGGAACACGTCGCCATAGGTGACCTTGCCGAACGGGCCGTCGGCCCATACCAGGTCGTACACCGAGTCGACACCCTGGATGTACATGGCCAGGCGCTCCAGGCCGTAGGTGATTTCACCGGTGACCGGGTAGCACTCGATGCCGCCTACTTGCTGGAAGTAGGTGAACTGGGTCACTTCCATGCCGTTGAGCCAGATTTCCCAGCCCAGGCCCCAGGCGCCCAGGGTCGGCGATTCCCAGTTGTCTTCGACGAAACGGATATCGTGGACCAGCGGATCCAGGCCGATGGCTTTCAGCGAGCCGAGGTACAGCTCCTGGAAGTTGGCCGGGTTGGGCTTGAGCACCACCTGGAACTGGTAGTAGTGCTGCAGGCGGTTGGGGTTTTCGCCATACCGCCCGTCGGCAGGGCGACGGCTGGGCTGCACGTAGGCGGCGTTCCAGGTTTCTGGGCCGACGGCGCGCAGGAATGTAGCGGTATGGAAAGTGCCGGCGCCTACTTCCATATCGTAGGGCTGAAGCACCACACAACCTTGAGCTGCCCAGTAGTTTTGCAGGGCGAGGATCAGGTCTTGGAAGGTACGCACGGCTGGCGTAGGCTGGCTCACGAAATTCACCTGTATCTGGGGATGCGGATGTAAAGAGCGGGAGTATAACCTGATTCGCCTCGCCCTCTACTCATTGGAGCCTTATGCCACGCTGCTTTTGGTGTACCGACGATCCGTTGTACCAGGCCTACCACGACCAGGAATGGGGAACACCGCAGCGTGATCCGGCGTTGCTGTTCGAGATGCTTTTGCTCGAAGGGTTCCAGGCGGGGCTTTCATGGATCACCGTCTTGCGTAAACGCGAGCGCTATCGTGAGGTGCTGCACGGCTTCGACCCGGTGAAGCTTTCGCAGATGAGCGATGAGCGCATCGAAGAGCTGATGCTCGATGCCGGCATCATCCGCAACCGCCTCAAGCTCAAGGCTGTGCGGCGCAACGCCCAGGCCTGGCTGGCTGTGGATAACCCGGCCGAATGGCTGTGGTCGTTCGTCGGCGGCGAGCCGAAGATCAACCATTTCACTGCCCGTAGCGAAGTGCCGGCGGTCACCGACGAGGCCAAGGCGATGAGCAAGGCGCTGCTCAAAGCCGGCTTTACCTTCGTCGGCCCGACCATCTGCTACGCCTTCATGCAGGCTACCGGCATGGTCATGGATCACACCACCGATTGTGATCGTTACGCCGCCTTGCTGCGCTGAAGGGTTACAATGCGCGCCTTGCTGAAATAAGGAACTGGCCTGTGGAAAAGTTCAAAGGCGCCCTGATGGTCGGGGTGCTGCGTCTGTTTGCCAAGCTGCCCTGGGGCGCAGTGCAACGCGTCGGCGCCGGGATCGGCTGGCTGATGTGGAAAGTCCCCAACGGTTCGCGCAATGTCGTGCGCATCAACCTCGCCAAGTGTTTCCCTGAGATGGACCCGGTCGAGCGCGAGCAACTGGTCGGCCGTGCCCTGAGAGACATCGGCAAATCCTTTGTCGAAAGTGCCTGTGCCTGGATCTGGCCGCCCCAGCGTTCGCTTGATCTGGTCAAGGAAGTGCACGGCCTGGAAGTGCTGGAGCAGGCGTTGGCCTCAGGCAAGGGTGTGGTCGGCATCACCAGCCACCTGGGTAACTGGGAAGTGCTCAACCACTTCTACTGCAACCAGTGCAAACCGATCATCTTCTACCGCCCGCCGAAGCTCAAGGCTGTGGATGACCTGCTACGTGAACAGCGGGTACAGATGGGCAACCGTGTCGCGCCTTCGACCAAGGAAGGCATCCTCAGCGTGATCAAGGAGGTGCGCCGCGGTGGGCAGGTGGGGATTCCCGCCGACCCGGAGCCTGCGGAATCGGCCGGCGTGTTCGTGCCATTCCTGGGCACCCAGGCGCTGACCAGCAAGTTCGTGCCGAACATGCTGGCCGGTGGCAAGGCGGTGGGGGTGTTCCTGCATGCCCTGCGCTTGCCGGATGGCTCGGGCTTCAAGGTGTTTCTGGAAGCTGCGCCAGAAGAGATGTACAGCACGGATGTGAACGTGTCGGCGGCGGCCATGAGCAAGGTGGTCGAGCGCTATGTGCGCCAATACCCGAGCCAGTACATGTGGAGCATGAAGCGCTTCAAGAAGCGCCCGGCGGGCGAGCCGCGCTGGTATTGAGGTTGTTGGGGGCGCCTTCGTCCTGGGTTTTCAATCAGGGCGGATGGCACGCTTGCGAGGATTAGCTTTGCGGGGGCTTGAGTCTTGCACCGAATTTACCGGCCCTATCGCCGGCAAGCCGGCTCCCACAAAAAAACCGCTGCTTCCAAAGGTACCTCGCTGGTTCCACAGATACCCTGCTCTCCCACAGGTACTGCGCTGTTCTCAAGCACAGCGCAAACCCGGTGGGAGCCGGCTTGCCGGCGATGGGCTGCACAGCAGCCCCGGCACTTCAGACCTTGTTCAGCTTCTTGAGAAACACCGCCATTTCCTTCTCGGCCTGCTTGTCCCCATGGGCCTGCGCCGCCAAGACCCCGTCCTCCCAGGCCCTGCGCGCCGCCGTCAGGTCACCCTGCAATTGGTACGCCTTGCCAAGCAGCTTCCACGCTGCCGAATACGTTGGGTCCTGTTCCACGCAACGGGCCAGATGCACCGCCGCTTCGGCGCCATTGCCCTCGTCCAGCCAGGCCTT harbors:
- a CDS encoding tetratricopeptide repeat protein, with the translated sequence MRESLEKMLAKGVDNPLLRFGLGKAWLDEGNGAEAAVHLARCVEQDPTYSAAWKLLGKAYQLQGDLTAARRAWEDGVLAAQAHGDKQAEKEMAVFLKKLNKV
- the glyQ gene encoding glycine--tRNA ligase subunit alpha codes for the protein MSQPTPAVRTFQDLILALQNYWAAQGCVVLQPYDMEVGAGTFHTATFLRAVGPETWNAAYVQPSRRPADGRYGENPNRLQHYYQFQVVLKPNPANFQELYLGSLKAIGLDPLVHDIRFVEDNWESPTLGAWGLGWEIWLNGMEVTQFTYFQQVGGIECYPVTGEITYGLERLAMYIQGVDSVYDLVWADGPFGKVTYGDVFHQNEVEQSTYNFEHANVEKLFELFDFYESEANRLIKLDLPLPTYEMVLKASHTFNLLDARRAISVTERQRYILRVRTLARDVAQSYLQARARLGFPMATPELRDEVLAKLEAAQ
- a CDS encoding DNA-3-methyladenine glycosylase I, which gives rise to MPRCFWCTDDPLYQAYHDQEWGTPQRDPALLFEMLLLEGFQAGLSWITVLRKRERYREVLHGFDPVKLSQMSDERIEELMLDAGIIRNRLKLKAVRRNAQAWLAVDNPAEWLWSFVGGEPKINHFTARSEVPAVTDEAKAMSKALLKAGFTFVGPTICYAFMQATGMVMDHTTDCDRYAALLR
- a CDS encoding lysophospholipid acyltransferase, with amino-acid sequence MEKFKGALMVGVLRLFAKLPWGAVQRVGAGIGWLMWKVPNGSRNVVRINLAKCFPEMDPVEREQLVGRALRDIGKSFVESACAWIWPPQRSLDLVKEVHGLEVLEQALASGKGVVGITSHLGNWEVLNHFYCNQCKPIIFYRPPKLKAVDDLLREQRVQMGNRVAPSTKEGILSVIKEVRRGGQVGIPADPEPAESAGVFVPFLGTQALTSKFVPNMLAGGKAVGVFLHALRLPDGSGFKVFLEAAPEEMYSTDVNVSAAAMSKVVERYVRQYPSQYMWSMKRFKKRPAGEPRWY